In one window of Bradyrhizobium sp. AZCC 1721 DNA:
- a CDS encoding cytochrome P460 family protein — protein MKKNTLISLSISVSIAVLAAGVAISAQDKYTVQVPNGLGFSEFRGYEDWPVIAMSESGGKIAVIVGNPVMIDAYKEGVPGNGKPFPDGAKMAKIHWNPKIQETYPGQPTVPGTQLDAGFMVKDSKRFADSGGWGWAEFNYDAASDTFKPATAADNPPQENDAKCGFSCHSVVQNRDYVFTDYGKR, from the coding sequence ATGAAAAAAAACACGCTGATCAGTCTCAGCATTTCGGTATCGATCGCCGTTTTGGCGGCTGGTGTCGCAATTTCCGCGCAGGACAAATACACTGTGCAAGTACCGAATGGCCTCGGGTTCTCTGAGTTTAGGGGATACGAGGACTGGCCAGTGATCGCGATGAGCGAGAGCGGAGGCAAGATCGCTGTGATCGTGGGAAATCCGGTAATGATCGACGCCTATAAGGAAGGCGTACCCGGCAATGGCAAGCCTTTCCCAGACGGCGCCAAGATGGCGAAAATTCATTGGAACCCGAAAATACAAGAGACGTATCCCGGTCAGCCAACGGTGCCAGGTACCCAGCTTGACGCTGGTTTCATGGTGAAGGACAGCAAGAGGTTCGCGGACAGCGGCGGATGGGGATGGGCCGAGTTCAACTATGACGCGGCGTCCGATACGTTTAAGCCCGCCACTGCAGCGGACAATCCGCCGCAGGAAAATGACGCGAAGTGCGGGTTCTCATGCCACTCGGTGGTGCAGAACCGCGACTACGTTTTCACGGATTACGGAAAGAGGTGA
- a CDS encoding NmrA family NAD(P)-binding protein: protein MTGAGGAVGSIGRNLTEMLLAKQRKVRALVRREDERAEALRQLGAEVMQGDLTDLTAMHRAIEGCASVYFGMSVSADYLTATVNTAAVARHHGVEAFVNMSQMTVTQMSITESTDSPQHKLHWLAEQALSWSGLPVVTMRPTVFLEGFFRLFAAPSVRDADELALPMGDGKTSPISAVDVARAVSVVLEDPTPHIGQIYNLTGFESADLEHYARVFSEALGRTIHYRDVPLSDWSEKLLGAGVPAHIVKHLSVMTELNKQGRYDRMTDDLFKLTGQKPISMYDFIKLHAAEFTRGGTAA from the coding sequence GTGACCGGCGCGGGTGGCGCTGTCGGTTCCATCGGCCGCAATCTCACCGAAATGCTGCTCGCCAAACAGCGCAAGGTGCGCGCCCTCGTGCGCCGCGAGGATGAACGCGCTGAGGCCCTGCGCCAGCTCGGCGCCGAGGTCATGCAAGGCGACCTGACTGACCTCACCGCGATGCACCGCGCGATCGAAGGTTGCGCGAGTGTCTATTTCGGCATGTCGGTTTCGGCCGATTACCTGACGGCCACGGTCAACACCGCCGCCGTGGCGCGCCATCACGGCGTCGAAGCGTTCGTGAACATGTCTCAGATGACCGTTACGCAGATGAGCATCACCGAGAGCACCGACAGCCCGCAGCACAAGCTGCACTGGCTGGCTGAACAGGCTTTGTCCTGGTCGGGCCTCCCGGTCGTCACCATGCGGCCCACGGTCTTCCTCGAAGGGTTCTTCCGCCTTTTCGCTGCCCCGAGCGTGCGGGACGCCGACGAACTGGCGTTGCCAATGGGCGACGGCAAAACCTCACCGATTTCGGCTGTGGACGTGGCGCGCGCCGTATCGGTCGTCCTCGAGGATCCCACGCCGCACATCGGCCAGATCTACAATCTGACCGGCTTTGAATCGGCAGATCTGGAGCACTACGCGCGCGTGTTCTCCGAGGCGCTGGGTCGGACCATCCACTATCGCGACGTGCCACTCTCCGACTGGAGCGAAAAGCTTCTGGGGGCTGGCGTGCCCGCGCACATCGTCAAGCACCTTTCCGTGATGACGGAGCTGAACAAGCAGGGCCGCTACGACCGTATGACGGACGACCTGTTCAAGCTCACCGGCCAGAAGCCGATCAGCATGTACGACTTCATCAAGTTGCATGCCGCTGAATTCACGCGGGGTGGAACCGCGGCTTGA
- a CDS encoding transposase: MSGPFDGAFYFYEAFISGRGTAANERQHFGKSEVAACMVAGLVKGEGFAVDASVMEANANRYHGKAPDELDWTDAQRQKRAVAEYLAGLEAEAQDQEDKDNRSEPPKVISPSDPSSAWTAKANKRVQFGYGLNYLIDVEHAVSVDVEPTPARTYDEVESTKTMLDRTERRFSLKPKRLAADTAYGTGRFLGWLVGRGIAPHIPVRDASERDDGTFSRIDFRWDKRRGIYICPNDKVLHTTGIVHDGSMVRYRASKLDCDACALKMRCCPNMAARQVPRDINEDARDLARRLMGTKRFLKSRDERKRVEMRFAHLKTHHGFERMRLRGLSGARDEFHLAAIVQNLKTMALHLLGPPTGQVRASIASVEWQSGRGVRRPGRDASRKDAKTPFPNSKPIATGPLSTASVIRVGLAISALRRLCISERTFHREVR, encoded by the coding sequence TTGAGCGGGCCATTCGACGGGGCCTTTTACTTTTACGAGGCGTTTATCTCAGGCCGTGGCACTGCCGCGAACGAGCGTCAGCATTTCGGGAAGTCCGAGGTTGCGGCGTGCATGGTGGCGGGCCTTGTCAAGGGCGAGGGGTTCGCCGTGGATGCGAGCGTAATGGAGGCCAATGCTAATCGCTATCACGGCAAAGCGCCGGACGAGCTGGACTGGACCGATGCGCAACGTCAGAAGCGTGCCGTGGCCGAGTATCTAGCTGGACTTGAGGCGGAGGCCCAGGACCAGGAAGATAAGGATAACCGTAGTGAGCCGCCGAAGGTGATCTCGCCTTCCGATCCGTCCTCGGCCTGGACGGCCAAGGCTAACAAGCGCGTGCAGTTCGGGTATGGGCTCAACTATCTTATTGACGTCGAGCACGCAGTCAGTGTCGACGTCGAACCAACGCCCGCGCGCACCTATGACGAGGTCGAGTCCACAAAGACAATGCTCGATCGAACCGAGCGTCGCTTTAGTTTGAAGCCGAAGCGCCTTGCTGCTGACACTGCTTATGGAACGGGCCGCTTTCTCGGCTGGCTGGTTGGCCGTGGGATTGCTCCACATATTCCAGTTCGCGACGCAAGCGAGCGCGATGACGGCACCTTTTCACGCATCGACTTCCGTTGGGACAAACGGCGCGGCATCTACATTTGTCCAAACGACAAAGTGCTGCACACCACCGGCATCGTGCACGACGGCAGCATGGTCCGCTACCGTGCCTCCAAACTCGACTGCGATGCGTGTGCGCTGAAGATGCGATGCTGTCCGAATATGGCTGCCCGACAGGTACCTCGTGACATTAATGAAGATGCCCGCGATCTGGCGCGACGGCTGATGGGGACCAAGCGCTTCCTCAAATCGCGGGATGAACGCAAGCGCGTTGAGATGCGCTTTGCTCATCTCAAGACCCACCACGGGTTCGAACGCATGCGGCTCAGAGGTCTCTCCGGCGCCCGCGACGAGTTTCACCTCGCCGCCATCGTGCAGAACCTCAAGACGATGGCGCTCCATCTACTCGGCCCGCCAACAGGTCAGGTGCGCGCGTCGATTGCGTCAGTGGAATGGCAATCCGGGCGAGGTGTTCGCCGACCAGGCCGTGACGCCAGCCGGAAAGACGCCAAAACCCCTTTTCCCAATAGCAAGCCAATCGCCACGGGGCCTCTTTCGACAGCATCCGTCATTCGCGTCGGCTTGGCGATCTCCGCCTTACGTCGGCTTTGCATCAGTGAGCGGACGTTCCATCGTGAGGTTCGCTAG
- a CDS encoding IS1182 family transposase: MRRFVEEADRGQWTLLPECLDDFIDEGNPVRVIDVFVGALDLAEMSFEGVEPAATGRPSYHPSVLLKLYIYGYLNRVQSSRRLEREAGRNVEVMWLLGRLAPDHKTIADFRKDNGLALRKVCARFVELCREMGLLATASVAIDGSKFKAVNNRDKNFTRAKVERRRAQLEESVARYLSQLDTADRQEPSEALAAKVTRLTEKLTKLKKEMGKLAVYEKQMLASPDQQISLTDPDSRSMATSGRGSGVVGYNVQVAVDTKHHLIVTHEVTNNGSDRAQLANMGKQAKAVLQTETLEAVADRGYFSSAEILACHEAGITVTLPKPQTSGAKSDGRFGKQDFVYLPEEDAYRCPAGEQLPYRFTSEEDGKRIRRYWTSACQNCSLKSQCTTGPERRIPRWEHEALLDAVQQRLDANPLAMRQRRETVEHPFGTMKARMGATHFLTKTLPKAAAEMALSVLAYNLTRVMNIVGAKPLMAAIAA, from the coding sequence ATGAGGCGCTTCGTTGAGGAGGCCGATCGTGGGCAATGGACGCTACTGCCCGAGTGCCTCGATGATTTCATTGACGAGGGCAACCCCGTCCGCGTGATCGACGTGTTTGTCGGTGCGCTCGATTTGGCTGAGATGAGCTTTGAAGGAGTGGAGCCGGCGGCGACTGGTCGGCCCTCGTACCATCCCTCGGTTCTGCTTAAGCTTTACATTTACGGCTACCTAAACCGGGTGCAGTCGAGCCGCCGGCTCGAACGAGAAGCCGGACGCAATGTCGAGGTGATGTGGCTGCTGGGCCGGCTCGCTCCCGATCACAAGACGATCGCGGACTTCCGGAAGGATAACGGCTTGGCGCTGCGCAAGGTCTGTGCGCGCTTCGTCGAACTTTGCCGCGAAATGGGCCTTCTCGCGACGGCGAGCGTCGCCATCGATGGCAGCAAGTTCAAAGCCGTGAACAACCGGGATAAGAACTTCACACGGGCGAAAGTGGAGCGGCGGCGTGCCCAGCTGGAGGAGAGCGTCGCGCGCTATTTGAGCCAACTTGATACCGCCGATCGACAGGAACCGAGCGAGGCGCTGGCGGCGAAGGTGACAAGGCTCACCGAGAAACTGACGAAGCTGAAGAAAGAAATGGGCAAGCTTGCCGTCTACGAGAAGCAGATGCTCGCGTCGCCCGACCAGCAAATCTCTCTGACCGATCCCGACAGCCGATCGATGGCGACGAGCGGCCGCGGTTCCGGCGTCGTCGGCTACAATGTGCAGGTCGCCGTGGATACCAAGCACCACCTGATTGTGACGCATGAGGTAACGAACAACGGTTCAGATCGGGCACAACTTGCCAATATGGGCAAGCAGGCGAAGGCTGTTCTACAGACCGAGACGCTCGAGGCCGTTGCCGATCGCGGCTACTTCAGCAGCGCGGAGATCCTCGCCTGCCACGAGGCCGGCATCACAGTAACTCTGCCCAAGCCGCAGACGTCTGGCGCCAAATCGGATGGACGCTTCGGCAAGCAGGACTTTGTCTATTTGCCGGAGGAGGACGCCTATCGCTGTCCGGCTGGAGAGCAACTGCCATATCGTTTTACGAGCGAGGAAGATGGCAAGCGGATAAGGCGTTACTGGACCAGCGCCTGCCAAAATTGTTCGCTCAAGTCTCAGTGCACGACAGGGCCAGAACGGCGGATTCCACGATGGGAGCATGAGGCCCTGCTCGATGCCGTGCAGCAGCGCCTTGATGCGAACCCGCTCGCCATGCGCCAGCGTCGCGAGACGGTCGAGCATCCGTTCGGCACGATGAAGGCCCGCATGGGGGCGACACACTTCCTCACCAAAACGCTTCCAAAAGCAGCCGCCGAGATGGCTCTCTCGGTCCTGGCCTATAATCTGACACGGGTCATGAACATCGTCGGAGCCAAGCCGCTGATGGCTGCGATCGCAGCCTGA
- a CDS encoding OpgC domain-containing protein, which yields MMMVPAPAPHSSVEMVTISSIDLAASREPMRWRPDSDAPFDLDKDRGRAAPNTDIRRTLAEIERNAKVLRGRHLHLEPELLATPAKPLVGALPDLKGPGRDLRIDACRGIALWCIFLDHVPNNIGSWLTLRNYGFSDTAEVFIFVSGVTCALAYGKACSRDGWAGVISRTLWRSWDIYAAFLLLTVACAVMVYLAGAGRFADESNTRILLEYPGATLAHAAILQYRPVNTDVLPLFVVYHLLFAPLLWLLLRVPNLTLSASLLLYALVQVFGWTVPTWHNNVWFFNPLAWQLLVVLGAWCVIAGKGFWPWVTSRTALVLAVLYLAVSLIIALSWSLKPPEALVPQALAKLVYLVDKSNLDPLRLLHFFALAILAVWLVPRNWRGLTTPVMRGAIRCGENSLAIYCFGVLLALASHIGLVDISDGLPMQVALSLAGILVMIAAAALLSSIRFKPK from the coding sequence ATGATGATGGTGCCTGCGCCAGCGCCCCACAGCTCCGTCGAGATGGTAACGATCAGTTCGATCGATCTGGCCGCTTCTCGGGAGCCGATGCGATGGCGCCCGGATAGTGACGCGCCGTTCGACCTCGACAAGGATCGTGGCAGGGCCGCGCCGAACACTGACATCCGGCGGACGCTGGCGGAGATCGAACGCAATGCCAAGGTGTTGCGCGGTCGGCATCTGCACCTCGAACCCGAGCTGCTCGCGACACCTGCGAAGCCACTGGTGGGCGCGCTGCCGGATCTGAAAGGGCCCGGCCGGGACCTGCGCATCGATGCTTGCCGCGGCATTGCGCTCTGGTGCATCTTTCTTGACCATGTCCCCAACAACATCGGAAGCTGGCTGACGCTGCGGAATTACGGCTTCAGCGATACCGCGGAAGTGTTCATATTCGTCTCGGGTGTGACCTGCGCGCTGGCCTACGGCAAGGCATGTTCGCGCGACGGCTGGGCCGGCGTGATCAGCCGTACGCTGTGGCGAAGCTGGGACATTTACGCCGCATTTCTGCTGCTCACTGTCGCTTGCGCCGTGATGGTTTACCTCGCAGGCGCCGGACGTTTTGCCGACGAGAGCAATACGCGCATTCTGTTGGAATATCCCGGCGCAACGCTCGCGCACGCGGCGATCCTGCAATACCGTCCCGTCAACACCGACGTCTTGCCGCTCTTCGTGGTTTATCATCTTTTGTTCGCGCCGCTGCTGTGGCTACTGCTGCGAGTGCCGAACCTGACACTCAGTGCCTCGCTGCTGCTTTATGCGCTGGTGCAGGTCTTCGGCTGGACCGTGCCGACATGGCACAACAATGTCTGGTTCTTCAATCCGCTGGCTTGGCAGTTGCTGGTTGTGCTTGGCGCGTGGTGCGTTATCGCGGGCAAGGGGTTTTGGCCGTGGGTGACCTCGCGCACGGCACTGGTGCTTGCCGTTCTCTATCTGGCTGTTAGCCTGATCATCGCATTGAGTTGGAGCCTCAAACCACCGGAAGCGCTGGTCCCACAAGCGCTGGCGAAGCTGGTTTACCTAGTGGACAAATCGAATCTCGATCCTTTGCGATTGCTGCATTTTTTTGCACTTGCAATTTTGGCGGTATGGCTCGTACCTCGGAATTGGCGAGGGCTGACGACGCCGGTGATGCGCGGCGCGATCCGCTGTGGCGAGAACTCGCTGGCGATCTATTGCTTCGGCGTTCTGCTGGCGCTCGCCAGCCACATAGGGCTGGTCGACATCTCGGATGGACTTCCGATGCAGGTCGCGCTCAGTCTCGCTGGCATCCTGGTGATGATCGCGGCCGCTGCGCTGCTTAGCTCGATTAGGTTCAAACCCAAGTAG